The genomic stretch TGACCATGCCACAGAATCCCCTCTGGAAGGCAGGGTCTCTTTAGCTCGACCAATGTCGCCAGTGCCACAACAGCCATGTGAAGGATAACAACGGCTGAAGTGTACAAACGAGAGGAGAAATTGTAAATATTCACAGTGGCGGCTGCTCCAGAGAAACATGGCTAGAGGAACTTCACAGGGGCTCCCCACTTTCAAGGGTCTGGTTTTGGAAGGAGGAATGCAAGACTGAAGCCACTTCCGGAGAGAGCCCAGCGGGGGCTGCTGCACAGGCAGACCATGGAAGCCCTTCAGGGGTCGGCTTCTGTTTCCCTGGGATTCCCATCTCGGCCGTCCCCTTCCCGGCCCAGGCAGAGAAGGCCTGCAGATCCAGCTCCGTGCATTCCACCGGGGCGTGAGGCCAGCAATGCTGAGATTCCCTGGCACAGGAGGACGGCTGGCCTGAGACCTCAGGACCACTGTTGCGCTCCTCTCTGCTATCAGAGAAGCCTCTATGGAGCCCAGAAGTCCCTATCAGGGGCTGCGTCTCCAAGGGGCTCCTGATTTGGGGGGTCTTGGAAGTGACTGTCACCGGCTTGGACCAATCTGTATCAGACTGTGGATGTGGGAGGAGGGATCCAGAAACATCTACCCCTGGGATGAACCGAAGAGCTCTGACAGTGCCTGAAATCAGAAAAACCCAGTTAAGATCGCCCCTTTCTCCAACCCATTCAGAGGAAGATGGAAAGTGCTATAGCCGCTCAGGGAAAGGGAAGGCCACAGCCACGGAAGGCAGCCAGGTAGCCCTTTGGATTTGAAAGCAAGAAAGCAGCCACGTCTTTCCTGGGATGGTGcaactgccccctccccccactcctcAGCATCTCTTTGCCCTCCATCTTCAAAGTGCTACACGGCCCCAAaccttgcaaaaagaaaaaaggtcagTTTCGactgaaaattgaaattgatttaaaaaaaaaattggaaaataaaatcACATGTTTGGGCAGGCAATTGTAAGGCAGCCTGAAATCAACACGTCCTTCATTTCTATTTCACAGCCTTCATTGTTGATCTGGCAATGGCCCCTAATGTAAGTCACCCGGTGTCATCGGATATGAGATGGGtagcaaatactgtatttttcagagtataagatgcacccccccaaaaaaaggtggGTGAacatttaggtgtgtcttatagaccgaataggtgtgtgtgtgtatgtgtgtttggcCTCCCACCCTCTGCATGTCATGTTTTCGctctccctggcccccagaagcactctgtaggCCAAAAACAGGTGTTTTGGGtgaaaacgggccacatggagcactgcagagtgcttcttggggctggggaagacaaaaatgtgacgcatggaggccaaaaactatttttttcttgttttcctcctgtattatttaggtgtgtcttatagtccggtggtcttataatccgaaaaatatgataaattttaggataaataaataaataccaaacaggaggggggaaaggCCTCTTTCATCAGGCCGGAAGCCCACCTGAGCATCCTCCTGTGGATACCTTCCTCTCTCAGGGTCAGCAAGACCCAATTCCATCTAAGAGGCTTCCAGAAGGCCAGATGAGAGCCAAAGGCTCTGGAAAGGAGGCTGGGAAACCCTCAGGAGGCCCAGCGCTTCCCACCAGCATTGAACTCTTTGTTCCTCCTTAACAAGTAACACAGCTAGCCcacgacttatgacaattgagcacaacatttctgctgttaaatgagacatttgttaactacGTTTTGCTCcatgttacgacctttcttgccacagttgttaagtgaatcactacagttgataagttagtagcccaactgttaagtgaattgggtttccctgttgactttgctagtcagaaggtcacaaaagggacacacacacacacacacacacacagaggcctctgcaagcatcataaatatgaatcagttgccaagcatccaaattatgATCCTGTGACGCCACAAAGgtcgtaagcatgaaaaatggtcctaaatcacattttccagtgctgttgtaactttaaacagtcagtaaatgaactgttttaagtcgaggactgcctgtaatgtgCAATTTTACACCTAATTAAGctgaatcataaaatacaaaatattctgCACACAAGGTGTGAACATGCTTGCCTTGTCTTCCATCCCTGCCTGTCTGCAGACGTCTTGGCAAGTCTGGGCAGCCTCTTTATACAAtaccatagcagagttggaagggaccttggaggtcttctagttcaaccccctgcctaggcaggaaaccctataccacttcagacaaatggctatccaacatcttcttaaagacttccagtgttgaggcatttgcaacttctggaggcaacttgttccactgattaattgtcctcactgttgggaagtttctccttaattccagattgcttctctccttgattagttttcacccattgcttcttgtcctgccctcaggggctttggagaatagcttgactccctcttctttggagcagcctctgagatattggaagactgctatcatgtctcccctagtccttcttttcattaaactagacatgcctagttcctgcaactgttcttcatgtgttttagtctccagtcccctaatcttctttgttgctcttctctgcactctttctagagtcttttgTAGATCAATGCAttaattcccctccccccctcacttATGGAATTGAAATTTCAATTCCAAGCATGGAAAGTGCCTTCTGGAAATGTGCATGTTCCTTTCTTCCCACAAGTGAAGGAGCATCAGGCTTCTAAGCAAAGTGCTGCACGACTCATTCACGAGTCTCACAGAACATCTTCTCAAGGTTCATGGGGGCTACTGTGTACATCTCTAGCTCAGAGCATGGTAAACATGTAAGAAAGAGGCTCTGAATGGACACAGGTTACTTGGTTACTCTGTGAAAACCCACTGGAGAAATTCACCTTCTGGGGGTCTGTAGGAAGACCTGAAGTTCCTGATGTTCAAGGAGCAAGCATCTGGCAGCCGTTCATGGAAACCAGTTGGCCCAGCAGATGCCCGAAATGTCACTCTCTGACCAGAGACATTCTGACTTCTCAAAAACACTTTGGAAACATGCAAACAAAAAGGAGAAGCAGTAGTTGACACACCTTGCAAGAAAGTCTTTTTCAGTTTCTCTCCTGCTGACAGAAAACGTTTGATTGCTCCAATTGTCatggattctccagaactggattCAAAGGCAGCCCTCAGGAAGAGGGACTATGGGAGAAGAGGCCTTGCCATTTCTCCCTTGCCTCGGCTACTCTAGTCAGCATCTGTTATCAGGCAACACTGGGACAGAACTTCCAAAGTTTCTGGGCTGCCTCGTTTCACCAGTTCAGCTCTCCGCAAGACTTTCTCTAAGCTGGACAATTAGAGCCCAATCATTCCATCCTACCAATAATTTTAAACCCAGCATGTAAACCCAGATTCAACACTGACCCTGCTTAGTTTGCAGATTTTAAGGTTGGTTGTCcccaatggtgggttgccaattttttattaccagttcgggCGCCCTTGCACACACACTCGGGTGTGtatgcaacacttctgcacatgcgccgaAGCGTCCAGACAagcgggcggagcctcccaccactgctactatcaGTTTGGGTggtctgggccaaactgggagcaacccacctttggtggTCCCACATCTCAGGGGATCAGTGATACGTCTGTCAATCTTTGCACTAAGTTTGTATAATTGTTCAGCACAGGATAACTGCCCTACATGAGGGAATGACCCATCTGGCCATCCCTTGTTTCAGCAAATTCCATACAAATGTCACCCACAGTGAGTCATGAAGGTCTGGAATTGGCCTTGGTCTTCTCCAAACCTCTCTGCTAGCCCCCAGGGGAACACAGAAATACTGGCTCTGCTGCAGGTGACTGCAGCTGAGGTAAATTCTGTCCCAACTGTTGGGTTCGTTGCATTAAGGAATTCTCCATGTTCTTTCTACATCTGCCTGTTGTTGGTGTAGCAACAATCCTGCAGGAAGGTCTTCAGTGCTAGACTTGAGTGTCAGAGGCCATCTTGATCAACAAATGGGagattttcagcttcttgatTTAGCATCACAATTAAGctcaattgctaagcaaggctgttgttaagtgaattttgccccattttaccttttttgccacagctgttaagtgaatcattgcagttgttaagtaatcaAGTGGCTGTTaagtcccctgcccccccccaatgactttgcttattggaagccaggtgggaaggttgcaaatcccaaataaaacaacagagttggaagggaccttgaaggtcatctagtccaaccccctgcttaggcaggaaccctacagcacttcagacaaatggatatccaatctcttcttgaaaactttcagtgttggaacattcacaacttctggaggcaagttattccactgattaattgtcttaactgtcaagaaatttatccttaattccagattgcttctctccttgattagtttccacccattgcttcttttcctatcctcaggtgctttggagaatagattgacttcctcttctttggggcagcccctgagatattggaagactgctatcatgtttcccctagtccttcttttcattagacatacccagttcctgcaaccgttcttcatatgttttagtctccagtcccctaatcatctctgtttctctacaaccgtcataaatgcctGCCAATTGCTAAGTgtttgaattctgatcatgtgaccatggggatgctacaacggttgaGGCTGTGGGACCAAacataggtcactttttcagtgccactgtcactaaacgaatgggGTAAGCACTACCTGTACGAGATTTGCAAAATTAGACGACCAGAGATTTTGTTGAGGCTGGTTATCAGGAATCTGTCAGTCTGTTTTATCCAGTATCTCCTCCCCTTTTTATATACCACTGAATCATCTGCCTGACCTGCTTCCAAATATAATttaaagagagggggaggagggagggagggagagggaaccTATTTCCGTTAGCAAGAgtggagaaaggaggggaaactGCAGGCAGGACTTACTCACCATGTTGGCACTGGCTCTTCCAGAATTGCTGGCAGTAGAGGATGGTGACCGTCAGGAGGACCAGCGCCAAGATTGCCAGGGCACTGCTTGTGAGCACCACCAGAGCTGGGTCTTGGGCAGAATCTGTGGAACTTTCTTCTAAGCCAATTCTAGAAAGGCCTACCAAGATCAAAAACATCACTCAAAGCAGGAAggctgttacgtataagctgggttgacaaaattagAAAGTAGGAGGAGATAAGCCGCCTGGAAAAGCCAAAGGAAATCATCACAaccattaaaaaatgaaagaatattttggacatgggatgcaacacccagaaaaatacggcatccttcacttaatcctccggggaaagactgaaggcaaaggaggtccaggcagaagaagaacatcatggcttcaaaatctaagggtttggacaaaactcaacagcactttttcgtgcagttgttgataaaaataggattgccaatgtccgatgatggatatggcacaacaagaagaagaaagcGGGAAGAAACAGGTTCCTGTCTTCTATTTGGCGGGCAACAAATCCCAGTTGGGAACCTGCCTGTAGCTGCACAGGACCTGTGTGTGCTCCGTAATGCAGAATGGAACATTTCCATCTCCCAAGTGCAAAATGAGCTTTGCTACTAGCCCAACTGGATGTTCCAATTTCCCAGTAATTAGCAACCACAGAAGTTCCCTCTTCCTATCTCTCTGAcccgggggaagggggggaaggggggcatgCTTTGCTCTTGTGAATGCACAGCTACTAAAAACCTTCAGTCCTTCCTACTTAGAGGACAGCGTCAAGTGAGACGTAGCCTTCCTTGTAGTTGAATatattggaaatgaaaaataaataaaagcattttcaGCAGGGCAATGCAGATTCCATTCAGAAAAGAAAATGTGTGCTTTGAACCTGAAATCACCACTgcagaacctcttaaggaatagATGTTTCTAGCCCTCTTGACTGGAACAACATCTTAACATGTCACTAGGTCTCAAGAGTTTTATAGGCCAAGAAGTCAGGCAGCTTTGGCTGAGTTTTCTTCCTATGGACCAGGAGTCAGCACTGATAGGTTCTGCAGGGTTTCCACATATCTCACATGGCTAACAGGAGCAGGGCATTATTGAAAACAAAGCAGAGCATATAATTTACCCCTCATGCATCCAGAGACACAACTAATAAACACCAGTGGTTATCGGTTTGCTCTCCGCCCCATATGCCAATGCACCATTTGCAGAATCAAACTTCCCTGATATGCAATTTCATACATGGAGGCCAGGAGTGTAATGGCTCAGCACttaaaaatgctgagcttgtcagttggaaagctgacagtctgGGTTCGAGACCCAAGAGCCATGTGATGGGGCAAGCTCCTGTTCCTTGCTCCAGGCCCTGCTcatctagcaatttgaaagcatgcaaacatgagtagataaataggtaccatttcggtGTGAAGATAACAATGTTCTGAGCGCCTTgccgtatagtcatgctggccacatggccacagaagtgtcctcggacaacactggctcccttggctaagaaatggtgATGAGCACCGGACCTTAGCATTGGATAGGACTGGACAGGGGAATCCTTTACTTTTACTTCTATGTAGGCAGGGAGCCCAAATATTCAGCAAGCCTCAATCTTACTTGCAGTGTAgaacagggctctccaaacttgacaacttaaaGATTTGAGGatttcactcccagaattcctcagccagccatgaaattcagggagttgaagtccacaagtcttaaacgttgccaagtttggggaccctggTGTAGAACCCCATCAGGAGGGCGCATCTGAAGCATAATGAGGACAAGGAGCTCCTAGAAGCCTAGTTAGTACATACACTGTGGTTCTGAGGATGGGGTCTGCTTTGTGCAGGGCACACATTCAAGGTCCTGGAATCCACCAATCTGAGTTTTACTGTAGAAgctataaagagaaagaaaaatgggccAATGTTTAATATGGAGGAGATGCAGAGGGCTACTTACCATCAGAACATGGGCAGAGGGCACCAGAGGCTTCCCAAAGACTGCAAAACCCATTACTCTCAGTTAGCTACTTTCGCACCCAGTTCCTTGCTCCCCTGCTCCCGAGGACCAATTCATAGACCAAAATCATTTCCAGTGCACTGAATATGTAATCACGAGAACAGTTCATAATCCTTAACAAATTCAACAATATCAGTCCATCAATCCAGTTCATATTTAATGTACCTTAGAGCAGCTCAAAGTGAACTGAATTAGCAGGGAGGCACCCAGATCATAGTGCAGAGGAAATAGGTGAATTATTGGCTTCCTTCCTGCTCCCAGGTTCATCTGCTTTTCCTGAGCTCTACCAATCCTCAGGATGCCAATGTTACTCCTTGGTGCAAGGATCTTAGGCATGTGGAAAATCAGGGTTATGAGCAGCCCACCTAGTGATGTAACCACTTTCTGAAAATAGCATGGATTCCATGATTTGACtaaagaactaaataggttgcctctccacagtagggacagaatcaaacagggtgtgtaggaatcggcaagatatctaaatgacccgatcttcccaaaacaaagaatatctTTCTTCAGAGACAGATTTAACATTCTcccctcagcactcctccagggcaggtataagagaacaacAATAGCAGAACCGGTAGGTATATGTGGCAAAGGAGAAGTCaaagatatctcacatgtttgattgcactgtgagctatacagagtttgtaggtcagcatatattctccccttactagagagattgccagggagggcagacaatttttatgtaggctttctcctccaggactcaaATCCTTCTACCACCCATGCAGTGGCAAATTTCTGTGTTGCTGCCAGGTccacaagaaaagaaaattggttGCAGAATTATAGCTGTCAACTTGTCCCAATTATTTGGAGTTATCTcttaacaatttttgaaccataATATTTACTCCCATACCGGTTGACTTTTCACCcacgtaaaccagggagtgaccctaacagtttgagaacatgtattttcttaatagggatgttattatccactattaatgtcagtactattttttttaatttattgtaaaAAGTGATGTCTATTGCTGGTTTATGACTGCAATAAAgatagattcttctattcttcttgtttttccaccacagaaaaacaaaaaaaacaaattctggttctgattgggctgagagagagtgggtGGCTCAACATCTGTCAGGAAGTTGCACAGGCTGAACTCGAACCTGAGTCTCTCCTGAGTCAGTCTAGTTTCTCAGAGAGAAAGAATAGTAATAGTGCTACACGTAGGGACCCCTCAATCCCTGCTGGGCAGGAGACATTCCTCTGAGGGAAGGACACCAGCAGGAGAGCCAAGGGTATCCATTCCCCACTAGAGCACCCAGTTGTGAAGATGATTCCAGAGACTGGAGGCAAACGGGACAATGCCAAGCATTCCTTTTCAATCACAAGGGAGAAGACATTGATAAACCACGCCAAGAAAAGTTTGCTAAGAAAATCATATGATTAAATGATATAAAGTGATTGACAATATTGTGCCAGGCCCCTCATATCAGGAGGCCCTCAACATGTTACTGAAAATAAGCTAAGGAGCCTTCGGAGTAATgtaacattagtaacattattattattattattattgttgttgttgttgttatttcgatttttaagtcctggtattttgcaattttttcatgttccttctcggcgaccctgctatcacctggtagtGCGATGtatatgattgtgaccttatttttctcaaccagtgtgatgcctggtgtattatgcaccagtattttgtccgtttgtatacggaaatcccacaagatcttgaccatctgattttcggtgactttttcagactgatgttcccaccagtttgttgctgttttaatataatttttgcacaaattccaatggatcatttgtgctactgaattgtgccgcaatttataatcagtctgcgcgatttttttacagcagctgagaatgtgatcaacattattattattattattattattattatttgattaatatttggtgagattcacagcctttggggctggttggtagctcaacagctcgagttctgaccaaggacctaggaactgttaaggtaacgtcagaggatataagctgttccaagtaggctggttttttgtagaatcagaatgttcaagtctgataaatttaaaatttccaaatagcaaggtagccctttaggtattgctccaagggctccaattacaatcgggacaacacacgatttctttttccacagtcgctcaacttcaatttgcaagtcctggtactttgtcattttttcttgctgtttatcttcaattcgtgcatctccaggtattgcaatgtcaatgaaccatacttttttctttccaaCTATTGTTAtgccaggtgtgttgtgggccaagtgcctgtcagtctgaattctgaagtcccacaagatcttgactttcccATTCTCTAAAATATTGGAAACAGATAACattttgaatggaaaagtcagagagtcaacgcaaaaggagtacatcaggagggtccgcaaaatattaaaatcaaagctgaatgctggaaacataataaaagccattaatacatgggcagttccagtgatacgctactcagctggaatcatcaactggactctggctgaactggaaaccacgcaaacttttgaatatgtaccacactttacatccacgaagtgaTATCGACatgttgtacctgccaagaaaaa from Thamnophis elegans isolate rThaEle1 chromosome 12, rThaEle1.pri, whole genome shotgun sequence encodes the following:
- the EDA2R gene encoding tumor necrosis factor receptor superfamily member 27, which gives rise to MPHHAGCFPHQALASRSIANPAECREGEYLDDHGKCSPCKECGPGFELSKECGYGEGREAECTPCQPRRFKDSWGPHGCKSCLSCALINRAQKSNCSATSDATCGGCFPGFYSKTQIGGFQDLECVPCTKQTPSSEPQCLSRIGLEESSTDSAQDPALVVLTSSALAILALVLLTVTILYCQQFWKSQCQHVFLRSQNVSGQRVTFRASAGPTGFHERLPDACSLNIRNFRSSYRPPEERGDLNWVFLISGTVRALRFIPGVDVSGSLLPHPQSDTDWSKPVTVTSKTPQIRSPLETQPLIGTSGLHRGFSDSREERNSGPEVSGQPSSCARESQHCWPHAPVECTELDLQAFSAWAGKGTAEMGIPGKQKPTPEGLPWSACAAAPAGLSPEVASVLHSSFQNQTLESGEPL